A single Prevotella sp. E15-22 DNA region contains:
- a CDS encoding DUF6055 domain-containing protein, translating into MRRFFFIQMLLSMMAIGVYAQKTVYIPNEWRNPWPSDSLLYKESDPDNQYTWSKSRSVESENVIVFWDKGYGTKKPSESPSAYRVDEQDLLQKCEAFYDLEINQLGFVDPQNSNLSKYKIMVLLNHTTDWVCYGGGYDYQISALWLGPSACKPVGHSVAHEVGHSFHYMCYAEHSGHKDSQTDNTGFHLRCGNGQTIWEQTAQWQAAQSYPSEMFSQSIGIFRKSHNLAFSHEWHRYQSYWLHYYLCEHYNDITTVAQVWNQPMTGQTQGNATDFNQALMKLKGLNAKDLFRLYYDYASHCVTWDLDACRSYGQAFVGDFDYRCVALGDTAYQVALSSAPEASGFNVIPLAVPAEGTLVTTRFTALPAASKLAQGDPAEMMNGDAQWVKTSRTTYVRPSNAAKRGFRLGYVALLNDGSRQYVQQDSIYCEGNTESSCEVSITIPADTKQLWLVVLPAPTSYVAHKWDDNSSNDGQWPYRFQVEGTTLGDRAQVYVAPVIDGREVADITFTYDVYLPQLNSYDAVAVNVSGQAQAMLGTAFQMQPTDIASKLQAWATGGPGAGKMMFYAMNPRTQALVNRQSTANGYGHWFNASGVVIEYASGVLYSEFQPSSLSFNIGQKPGAVTQGQDCTFGQLLRYKSSDGKEALARFIFRVHITNIDSGFSLVSIDYNAPTAIQGVLPAQNAGHHGIYDLQGRKLGKGLRGLTIVDGKKVLVSD; encoded by the coding sequence ATGAGAAGATTCTTTTTCATCCAGATGCTGCTGAGTATGATGGCCATTGGCGTGTATGCCCAGAAAACGGTCTATATCCCCAACGAGTGGAGGAACCCCTGGCCCAGCGACTCGCTGCTCTACAAGGAGAGCGACCCAGACAACCAATATACGTGGTCGAAGAGCAGGAGTGTTGAGAGCGAGAATGTCATCGTATTCTGGGACAAAGGCTATGGCACGAAAAAGCCGTCTGAGTCGCCTTCGGCCTATAGGGTTGACGAGCAGGACCTGCTGCAGAAATGCGAGGCCTTCTATGATCTGGAGATCAACCAGTTGGGCTTTGTGGATCCTCAGAACTCGAACCTGTCGAAATACAAGATCATGGTGCTACTGAACCACACCACCGACTGGGTGTGCTATGGTGGTGGCTACGACTATCAGATCAGTGCCCTGTGGCTGGGACCTTCGGCCTGTAAGCCTGTGGGCCATTCTGTGGCGCACGAGGTGGGCCACTCGTTCCATTATATGTGCTATGCTGAGCATAGTGGCCACAAGGACTCGCAGACTGATAATACTGGCTTCCACCTGCGTTGTGGCAATGGTCAGACCATCTGGGAACAGACGGCCCAGTGGCAGGCTGCCCAGTCGTACCCCAGCGAGATGTTCAGTCAGAGCATCGGCATCTTCCGTAAGAGTCACAACCTGGCTTTTTCGCACGAGTGGCATCGCTATCAGAGTTACTGGCTGCACTACTATCTGTGTGAGCACTATAACGACATCACCACTGTGGCGCAGGTGTGGAACCAGCCCATGACTGGACAGACGCAGGGCAATGCCACTGACTTCAACCAGGCGCTGATGAAGTTGAAGGGACTCAATGCCAAGGATCTCTTCCGTCTTTATTACGACTATGCTTCGCATTGTGTCACCTGGGACCTCGATGCCTGTCGCAGCTATGGCCAGGCGTTTGTGGGCGACTTCGACTATCGCTGTGTGGCCTTGGGCGATACGGCCTATCAGGTGGCCCTGTCGTCGGCCCCTGAGGCTTCTGGCTTTAATGTCATACCCCTTGCTGTTCCTGCTGAGGGAACGCTGGTCACCACACGCTTCACGGCTCTGCCTGCTGCCTCAAAACTGGCGCAGGGCGACCCAGCCGAGATGATGAACGGCGATGCGCAGTGGGTCAAGACGTCGCGCACCACCTATGTGCGCCCTTCGAATGCTGCCAAGCGTGGCTTCCGACTGGGTTATGTGGCCCTCCTGAACGATGGCTCGCGCCAGTATGTGCAGCAGGACTCAATCTATTGCGAGGGGAATACTGAAAGTTCTTGCGAGGTGAGCATCACCATCCCTGCTGACACCAAGCAGCTGTGGCTGGTCGTTCTGCCTGCTCCCACCTCCTATGTGGCGCATAAGTGGGACGATAACAGCAGCAACGATGGGCAGTGGCCCTATCGTTTCCAGGTTGAGGGCACCACGCTGGGCGATCGCGCTCAGGTCTATGTGGCACCTGTGATTGATGGGCGCGAGGTGGCCGACATCACCTTTACCTATGATGTCTATCTGCCCCAGCTCAACAGCTACGACGCTGTGGCTGTGAATGTGTCTGGTCAGGCGCAGGCCATGCTGGGCACGGCGTTCCAGATGCAGCCCACGGATATTGCCAGCAAGCTGCAGGCATGGGCCACAGGTGGGCCTGGTGCTGGCAAGATGATGTTCTATGCCATGAACCCCAGGACGCAGGCCTTGGTGAACCGTCAGAGTACGGCCAACGGCTATGGCCATTGGTTCAATGCTTCTGGCGTGGTGATCGAGTATGCCAGTGGCGTGCTCTATAGTGAGTTTCAGCCGTCGTCCCTCTCTTTTAATATTGGTCAGAAGCCTGGGGCCGTCACTCAGGGGCAGGACTGCACGTTTGGTCAGCTCCTGCGCTATAAGTCGTCTGACGGTAAGGAGGCCTTGGCGCGCTTCATCTTCCGTGTTCACATCACGAATATCGACAGTGGCTTTTCGCTCGTGTCCATCGACTATAACGCGCCTACTGCCATCCAGGGCGTTCTTCCTGCACAGAATGCTGGGCATCATGGCATCTACGACCTTCAGGGGCGAAAGTTAGGCAAGGGCTTGCGTGGACTGACCATCGTTGATGGCAAGAAGGTCTTGGTATCAGACTAA
- the tyrS gene encoding tyrosine--tRNA ligase: MKNFVEELRWRGMLAQIMPGTEELLQKEMVTAYLGTDPTADSLHIGHLCGIMMLRHLQRCGHKPIILVGGATGMIGDPSGKSQERNLLNDETLRHNQECIKAQVAKFLDFESKEANAAEMVNNYDWMKNFTFLDFAREVGKHITVNYMMAKESVQQRLNGTARDGLSFTEFTYQLLQGYDFLYLYQHKGVKLQLGGNDQWGNMTTGTELIRRTLGNDVETFALTCPLITKSDGKKFGKTESGNIWLDPKRTTPYRFYQFWLNVSDEDAERYIKIFTSLEKDVIDALIEEHKQDPGRRVLQKRLAEEVTVLVHSREALDMAIEASNILFGKSTKEALEKLDEQTFLDVFDGVEKFEISKDQLGQPAVELFTTIAPVFPSKGEMRKMVQGGGVSLNKEKLTDQNRAITADDLIDGKYLLAQKGKKNYYLITVK; the protein is encoded by the coding sequence ATGAAGAATTTTGTTGAAGAACTCCGCTGGCGCGGAATGCTGGCACAGATTATGCCAGGCACAGAAGAACTCCTGCAGAAGGAGATGGTGACGGCCTACCTGGGTACCGACCCCACCGCCGACTCTCTGCATATTGGTCACCTCTGCGGCATCATGATGCTGCGTCATCTGCAGCGCTGCGGACATAAGCCCATCATCCTTGTGGGTGGTGCCACAGGTATGATTGGCGACCCCTCAGGTAAGTCACAGGAGCGTAACCTCCTCAACGACGAGACCCTGCGCCACAATCAGGAGTGCATTAAGGCTCAGGTGGCTAAGTTCCTCGACTTTGAGTCGAAGGAGGCTAATGCTGCCGAGATGGTCAACAACTACGATTGGATGAAGAACTTCACCTTCCTCGACTTTGCTCGTGAGGTGGGTAAGCATATCACTGTGAACTATATGATGGCTAAGGAGAGTGTGCAGCAGCGCCTCAACGGTACCGCTCGCGATGGTCTCTCTTTCACCGAGTTCACCTATCAGCTCCTCCAGGGCTACGACTTCCTCTACCTCTATCAGCACAAGGGTGTGAAGTTGCAGTTGGGTGGCAACGACCAGTGGGGCAACATGACTACAGGTACTGAGCTTATCCGCCGTACCCTGGGTAACGACGTTGAGACCTTCGCCCTCACCTGTCCGCTCATCACCAAGAGCGATGGCAAGAAGTTTGGTAAGACCGAGAGTGGCAACATCTGGCTCGATCCTAAGCGCACCACACCTTACCGCTTCTATCAGTTCTGGTTGAATGTCAGCGACGAGGATGCCGAGCGTTATATTAAGATCTTCACATCACTCGAGAAGGACGTTATCGATGCCCTTATCGAGGAGCACAAGCAGGATCCTGGCCGTCGTGTGCTGCAGAAGCGACTGGCCGAGGAGGTTACTGTGCTGGTACACTCTCGTGAGGCTCTTGACATGGCCATCGAGGCTTCAAATATTCTCTTTGGTAAGTCAACCAAGGAAGCTCTCGAGAAGCTCGACGAGCAGACCTTCCTCGATGTGTTCGATGGCGTAGAAAAGTTTGAGATCAGTAAGGACCAGTTGGGTCAGCCCGCTGTCGAGCTCTTCACCACTATCGCTCCTGTGTTCCCTTCAAAGGGCGAGATGCGTAAGATGGTGCAGGGTGGCGGTGTTTCTCTGAACAAGGAGAAACTCACCGACCAGAACCGTGCCATCACGGCCGACGATCTTATTGACGGTAAATATCTGCTGGCCCAGAAGGGTAAGAAGAACTATTACCTGATCACGGTAAAATAA
- the yidD gene encoding membrane protein insertion efficiency factor YidD, producing the protein MKRVLKWIAWPLKWVLLAPIIFYQRCISPFTPPSCRFTPTCSQYAKEAIIKHGPIKGLGLAIWRILRCNPWGGSGYDPVP; encoded by the coding sequence ATGAAGCGTGTATTGAAATGGATCGCCTGGCCTCTGAAGTGGGTCTTGCTGGCACCCATCATCTTCTACCAGCGGTGCATCAGTCCTTTTACGCCGCCTTCATGCCGTTTCACCCCCACCTGTTCACAGTATGCCAAGGAGGCCATTATCAAGCATGGTCCTATCAAGGGCTTAGGACTGGCCATCTGGCGCATCCTGCGATGCAATCCCTGGGGAGGCAGTGGTTATGATCCAGTGCCGTAG
- a CDS encoding DPP IV N-terminal domain-containing protein produces MIRTTLTMALALMLTQTAAADNIKDNYKRAFAIGSKYSNKMKYGDVNVHLKHGTHQFWYSVFDGKKQIYKEVDADQNTVTTLAENPEKPRQRPQWQGRQRHWMEVPDEKDGMRMSPDGKVQVFHRDNNLWVRENGQEHALTTNGDSAYYYSAWGSFSADGRYYATVRIKPAPKRYVYYVESSPRNQLQPVLHTQEYAKPGDSLNYRVPVIVEVATGRVTEPSTALFQHQYQVTMPRWKDNERVTFEYNERGHKTYRVLELSAATGLVRTLIEEKNDKYINYNRQQRIDLQDGQRIIWTSERDGRNHIYLYSGKDCRQITKGEYYVRGIQRVDEENGIVYFSACGMNKKEDPYLIHYYKIGLNGKGLVCLTPEEGNHSVTYTDDMAYLIDTYSTVTTPPVTVLRSGKDGHILRTLETADITALEKEGWKAPEVFVAKGRDGKTDMWGLIQRPSNFDPTKKYPVIEYIYSGPGDQYVPKTFTPWIWTMSSIAELGFIVVQLDAMTTSFRTRAFEEVCYKNLKDGGLPDRIAWIKAACKKYPYMDVDRVGIYGCSAGGQNALAAVLWHGDFYKAAYAACGCHDNRMDKIWWNEQWMGYPVDSSYVECSNTENAWRLERPLMLVVGEMDDNVDPASTMQVVNALEKAGKDFELVVVPGARHTMGESYGDHKRYDFFVRNLLGVEPPKWSELK; encoded by the coding sequence ATGATAAGAACAACACTGACCATGGCTCTGGCCCTGATGCTGACGCAGACGGCCGCTGCCGACAACATCAAAGACAACTACAAACGAGCCTTCGCTATTGGCTCGAAATACTCGAACAAGATGAAGTATGGCGACGTGAACGTGCACCTGAAGCATGGCACGCACCAGTTCTGGTACTCTGTGTTCGATGGTAAGAAACAGATATATAAGGAGGTGGATGCCGACCAGAACACGGTGACCACCCTCGCTGAGAATCCTGAGAAGCCGCGACAGCGCCCACAGTGGCAGGGACGACAGCGCCACTGGATGGAGGTGCCCGACGAGAAGGACGGCATGCGGATGTCGCCTGATGGCAAGGTGCAGGTGTTTCATCGCGACAATAACCTGTGGGTGAGGGAGAACGGCCAGGAGCATGCGCTGACCACCAATGGCGACTCGGCCTATTACTATTCAGCCTGGGGCTCGTTCTCGGCCGATGGGCGCTATTATGCCACGGTGCGCATCAAGCCTGCACCCAAGCGCTATGTGTACTATGTGGAGTCGTCGCCCAGAAACCAACTGCAGCCTGTGCTCCACACGCAGGAATATGCCAAGCCTGGCGATTCGCTGAACTATCGCGTGCCTGTGATCGTCGAGGTGGCCACTGGTCGCGTGACTGAGCCTTCGACAGCGCTCTTCCAGCACCAATATCAGGTGACGATGCCTCGCTGGAAGGACAACGAGCGTGTGACGTTCGAATATAATGAGCGTGGCCACAAGACGTATCGCGTGCTGGAGCTGTCGGCCGCCACAGGACTAGTGCGCACGCTGATTGAGGAGAAGAACGACAAGTATATCAACTACAACCGTCAGCAGCGCATCGACCTGCAGGATGGACAGCGCATCATCTGGACCAGCGAGCGCGACGGACGTAACCATATCTATCTGTACAGTGGTAAGGACTGCCGACAGATAACGAAGGGGGAATACTATGTGCGTGGCATCCAGCGCGTGGACGAGGAGAACGGCATTGTCTACTTCTCGGCCTGCGGCATGAACAAAAAGGAGGATCCATACCTGATTCATTACTACAAGATTGGACTGAACGGCAAGGGCCTGGTGTGCCTGACGCCTGAGGAGGGTAACCACAGCGTGACCTATACGGACGATATGGCCTATCTGATTGATACCTACTCGACGGTGACCACGCCACCTGTCACGGTGCTGCGCTCTGGCAAGGACGGACATATCCTGCGCACGCTGGAGACGGCCGACATCACAGCACTGGAGAAAGAGGGATGGAAGGCACCTGAGGTGTTCGTGGCCAAGGGTCGCGACGGCAAAACGGACATGTGGGGACTGATTCAGCGCCCATCGAACTTCGACCCAACGAAGAAATACCCTGTCATCGAGTATATCTACTCGGGCCCTGGCGACCAGTATGTGCCCAAGACGTTTACGCCATGGATATGGACCATGTCGAGTATTGCGGAGCTGGGCTTCATCGTGGTGCAGTTGGATGCCATGACTACCTCGTTTCGCACAAGGGCCTTCGAGGAGGTGTGCTATAAGAATCTGAAGGATGGCGGACTACCCGACCGCATAGCATGGATCAAGGCGGCGTGCAAGAAATATCCGTATATGGACGTCGACCGTGTGGGCATCTACGGCTGCTCGGCTGGCGGACAGAACGCGCTGGCGGCTGTGCTGTGGCATGGCGACTTCTACAAGGCGGCGTATGCAGCCTGTGGCTGTCACGACAACCGCATGGATAAGATTTGGTGGAACGAGCAGTGGATGGGCTATCCCGTTGACAGCTCGTATGTGGAATGCTCGAACACAGAGAACGCCTGGCGACTGGAACGTCCGCTGATGCTGGTGGTGGGCGAGATGGACGACAACGTGGATCCTGCCTCGACCATGCAGGTGGTGAACGCACTGGAGAAGGCTGGCAAGGACTTCGAGTTGGTGGTGGTTCCTGGTGCCCGTCATACCATGGGCGAGAGCTATGGTGACCATAAGCGTTATGACTTCTTTGTGCGCAACCTGCTGGGGGTGGAGCCGCCAAAGTGGAGCGAACTGAAATAG
- a CDS encoding beta-L-arabinofuranosidase domain-containing protein: MRRLFSFLILTSLCYGQMMAQIVKTETVCVETPVGNAPRLPYQLWVTDANGKGAYRQVKWMNASEATEQAEANASINPVGSIYKVRGFVLGDNTTPNGYPVWAEVRVVEDERGTREEGRIVAEPLPLNAVSIDGDNRLTQNRDLDIDQLISLPVKQQLYNYRDTYGLPTEGYPEADGWDSPTTKLKGHGSGHYMSAMAFAFASCQDKAKKDILRRNITEMVNGLRECQERTFVWNEQLGRYWEARDFAPEEELKTMQGTWADFDRYKQAYEKYGYGYLNAIPAQHCVLIEMYRAYNNDSWVWAPYYSVHKQLAGLIDIATYIDDKAVAKKALLIAKDMGLWVWNRLHYRTYVKSDGRQDERRARPGNRYEMWNMYIAGEVGGMAESLARLSEMTGTAEEKAHLLEAANCFDSPAFFDPLAHNVDAIRTRHANQHIPMVTGALRSYRGNHNPYYYDVAENFWTMIQGRYRYAMGGVGNGEMFRQPYAQMTSMCTNASNWGHTKHPESTMNETCCAYNLAKLTKDLNCFNPNDARYMDYYERVLYNQIVGSVNPRKYQTCYQYAVGLDASKPWGNETPQATCCGGTGVENHVKYQEAAYFVNDNTIWVALYLPTTAQWKEKGVVLKQACEWPAEKSIIRLTKGKAKFAMKLRVPYWATEGFDIKLNGKSMASHYQPSSYVEIPARRWSTKDVVEVTMPFTKHIDFGPDKVDGYWLGALMQGPLVMAATNVKSWDEATVDLSSALNHQPSSFNLVPDYEGDKHLTHYFRLNLPASTVSMVGNLPTDRSQLRELLLIAKSRMDDQQAWHNMTVKVPEYAPWASHGFARMAEQYKQAQSFMEGADDRYSQEEVDKVAAALNAIINAMRPGNLAEPEDLEELQSLLEKVGQLPANDHIGRATSYANMVIRYVSDGSGTKDMIERATNQLKEILK; encoded by the coding sequence ATGAGAAGACTTTTTTCCTTCCTCATCCTCACTTCATTATGCTATGGCCAGATGATGGCGCAGATAGTGAAGACAGAGACCGTCTGCGTGGAGACACCTGTGGGAAACGCCCCTCGACTGCCCTATCAGTTGTGGGTGACCGATGCCAACGGCAAGGGTGCCTATCGCCAGGTGAAATGGATGAACGCATCGGAAGCCACAGAGCAGGCCGAGGCCAACGCCAGCATCAACCCTGTGGGCAGTATATATAAGGTACGTGGATTCGTCCTGGGCGACAACACCACACCCAACGGCTACCCTGTGTGGGCCGAGGTGAGAGTGGTGGAAGATGAAAGAGGGACGAGGGAAGAGGGAAGAATTGTGGCTGAGCCCCTGCCACTGAACGCAGTGAGCATCGACGGCGACAACAGACTGACGCAGAATCGCGACCTCGACATCGACCAGCTGATTAGTCTGCCTGTGAAGCAGCAGCTCTATAACTATCGCGACACCTACGGACTGCCCACGGAGGGCTATCCTGAGGCCGACGGATGGGACTCGCCCACCACCAAGTTGAAGGGGCATGGCTCTGGCCACTACATGTCGGCCATGGCCTTCGCCTTTGCCAGCTGTCAGGACAAGGCGAAGAAGGACATCCTGCGACGCAACATCACAGAGATGGTGAACGGTCTGCGCGAGTGTCAGGAGCGCACGTTCGTGTGGAACGAGCAACTGGGGCGCTACTGGGAGGCACGCGACTTTGCCCCTGAGGAGGAGCTAAAGACGATGCAAGGCACATGGGCCGACTTCGACCGCTATAAGCAGGCATACGAAAAGTATGGCTATGGCTATCTGAACGCCATCCCTGCCCAGCACTGCGTACTCATCGAGATGTATCGCGCCTACAACAACGACAGCTGGGTGTGGGCTCCCTATTACTCTGTTCACAAGCAACTGGCTGGTCTCATCGACATTGCCACCTATATCGACGACAAGGCTGTGGCCAAGAAGGCGCTGCTCATTGCCAAGGACATGGGACTGTGGGTGTGGAACCGACTGCACTATCGCACCTATGTGAAGAGCGACGGACGTCAGGACGAGCGACGTGCACGCCCTGGCAATCGCTACGAGATGTGGAATATGTACATCGCTGGCGAGGTGGGCGGCATGGCCGAATCGCTGGCGCGCCTGTCGGAAATGACAGGCACAGCCGAGGAGAAGGCGCATCTGCTGGAGGCGGCCAACTGCTTTGACAGTCCTGCCTTCTTCGATCCGCTGGCGCATAATGTGGACGCCATACGCACGCGCCATGCCAACCAGCACATCCCCATGGTGACTGGTGCCCTGCGCTCGTATCGTGGCAATCACAATCCCTACTACTACGACGTGGCCGAGAACTTCTGGACGATGATTCAGGGGCGCTATCGCTATGCCATGGGTGGTGTGGGCAATGGCGAGATGTTCCGTCAGCCCTATGCACAGATGACCTCCATGTGTACCAATGCCTCGAACTGGGGGCACACCAAGCATCCTGAGTCCACCATGAACGAGACGTGCTGCGCCTATAACCTGGCGAAGTTGACGAAGGACCTGAACTGCTTCAACCCCAACGACGCTCGCTATATGGACTACTACGAACGCGTGCTCTATAACCAGATTGTGGGGTCGGTGAACCCTCGCAAGTATCAGACGTGCTATCAATATGCCGTGGGACTGGATGCCTCGAAGCCGTGGGGCAACGAAACGCCTCAGGCCACCTGCTGTGGCGGCACGGGTGTGGAGAACCACGTGAAATATCAGGAGGCTGCCTACTTTGTGAACGACAACACCATCTGGGTGGCACTCTACCTGCCCACCACAGCCCAATGGAAGGAGAAGGGCGTGGTGCTGAAGCAGGCGTGTGAGTGGCCTGCTGAGAAGAGCATCATCCGCCTGACGAAGGGCAAGGCGAAGTTCGCCATGAAACTGCGCGTGCCTTATTGGGCCACTGAGGGCTTCGACATCAAACTCAACGGCAAGAGCATGGCCAGTCACTATCAGCCATCGAGCTACGTGGAGATTCCTGCACGCCGATGGTCAACGAAGGATGTGGTGGAGGTGACGATGCCCTTTACCAAGCATATCGACTTTGGGCCTGACAAGGTGGACGGCTACTGGCTGGGCGCCCTGATGCAGGGGCCGCTGGTGATGGCTGCCACCAACGTGAAGAGCTGGGACGAGGCCACCGTTGACCTATCCTCAGCCCTCAACCATCAACCTTCATCCTTCAACCTCGTCCCTGACTATGAGGGCGACAAGCACCTGACGCACTACTTCCGTCTGAACCTGCCTGCCTCAACAGTCAGCATGGTGGGCAATCTGCCTACTGACAGGTCGCAGTTGCGCGAATTGCTCCTCATCGCCAAGAGTAGGATGGACGACCAGCAGGCATGGCACAACATGACGGTGAAGGTGCCTGAATATGCGCCATGGGCCAGTCATGGCTTTGCACGCATGGCAGAACAATACAAGCAGGCACAGTCCTTTATGGAGGGCGCTGACGACCGCTATTCGCAGGAGGAGGTTGACAAGGTGGCCGCTGCCCTGAACGCCATCATCAACGCCATGCGTCCAGGCAACCTGGCTGAGCCTGAAGACCTGGAGGAGTTGCAATCGCTGCTGGAGAAGGTGGGCCAACTGCCTGCCAACGATCATATCGGTCGCGCCACGTCGTACGCCAACATGGTGATACGCTACGTGAGCGACGGCAGTGGCACGAAGGACATGATTGAGCGCGCCACCAACCAACTGAAAGAAATACTGAAATAA
- a CDS encoding glycoside hydrolase family 127 protein has product MKRTVFSLILSSLVVCPIGAQTGYPINPVPFTAVKVTPGTFWGQRLEASRNVTVPLAFSKCESEGRYKNFEHAAMHLKDPSKVFKVNGVGYSFDDTDPYKTIEGASYILQTYPDKKLRAYVDSVIDIIATAQEPDGYLYTARTQNPADPHHWAGDKRWVKEEDLSHELYNLGHMIEGAVAHWQATGSRKFLDIARRYADVVCKEVGPNPGQACVVPGHQIAEMALCRLYLATGEKKYLDEAKFLLDYRGKTQIKQEYSQSHQPVVDQKEAVGHAVRAAYMYAGMADVAALTGDQGYVNAIDRIWDNIVTKKLYITGGIGATSSGEAFGRNYELPNMSAYCETCAAIGNVYVNYRLFLLHGDAKYFDVLERTLYNGLISGVSLEGNGFFYPNPLESMGQHQRQAWFGCACCPSNICRFIPSLPGYVYAVKDRNVYVNLFLSNRSELNVGKKKVALSQQTNYPWDGDITITIDKNNVGRFALKIRIPGWVKGKVVPSDLYSYTDGKRLGYRVSVNNQQLYPEIHDYITIDRYWKKGDKVQIHFDMEPRTVRANNKVEADRGMVAVERGPLVYCAEHPDNAFDVFSALVNQEPKFQLGKKEIAGTEVVTLTTDAQTLDFNKQGKLVVKDQTLTLIPYYAWCHRGSGKMRVWLPQDLKATTPAQPATLASESKVSSSSKVPALSSINDRLVPRDENDRSMPYTHWWPKKATTEWLAYEFPEAATVQTCTVYWFDDAPWGGCRVPKSWRILYQDAQGQWLPVKDADHYPTVRGAACTVNFAPVKTKALRLEITQPDEFSTGVFEWSVR; this is encoded by the coding sequence ATGAAGAGAACTGTCTTTTCTTTGATTCTTTCATCACTCGTTGTGTGTCCTATAGGGGCACAAACGGGCTATCCCATCAACCCTGTGCCTTTCACGGCTGTGAAGGTGACGCCTGGCACGTTCTGGGGACAGCGCCTGGAGGCGAGTCGCAACGTGACGGTGCCCCTGGCCTTCTCGAAATGTGAGAGTGAGGGGCGCTATAAGAACTTTGAGCATGCGGCCATGCATCTGAAAGACCCTTCGAAGGTGTTTAAGGTGAACGGCGTGGGCTACTCGTTCGACGATACAGACCCCTACAAGACCATTGAGGGTGCCTCGTATATCCTGCAGACGTATCCTGACAAGAAGTTAAGGGCGTATGTGGACAGTGTGATCGACATCATCGCCACGGCTCAGGAGCCTGACGGCTATCTCTATACGGCACGCACGCAGAATCCTGCCGACCCTCACCACTGGGCTGGCGACAAGCGCTGGGTGAAGGAGGAGGACCTCTCGCACGAGCTCTATAACCTGGGGCACATGATTGAGGGGGCTGTGGCTCACTGGCAGGCCACGGGCAGCAGGAAGTTCCTGGATATTGCGCGCCGCTATGCTGATGTGGTGTGCAAGGAGGTGGGCCCTAACCCTGGACAGGCCTGCGTGGTGCCTGGACACCAGATAGCCGAGATGGCACTGTGCCGGCTCTACCTGGCCACGGGCGAGAAGAAATACCTGGACGAGGCGAAGTTCCTGCTGGACTATCGCGGCAAGACGCAGATCAAGCAGGAGTACAGTCAGAGTCATCAACCGGTGGTGGACCAGAAAGAGGCTGTGGGGCATGCTGTTCGCGCAGCTTATATGTATGCTGGCATGGCCGATGTGGCTGCACTCACTGGCGACCAGGGCTATGTCAACGCCATCGACCGTATCTGGGATAATATCGTCACAAAGAAACTGTATATCACGGGCGGCATCGGCGCCACCTCGAGTGGCGAGGCTTTCGGCAGGAACTACGAGTTGCCCAACATGAGCGCCTATTGCGAGACATGTGCCGCCATCGGTAATGTGTATGTGAACTACCGTTTGTTCCTGCTGCATGGCGATGCGAAGTATTTCGATGTGCTGGAGCGCACACTGTATAACGGTCTTATCAGCGGTGTGAGTCTTGAGGGCAACGGCTTCTTCTATCCCAACCCCTTGGAGTCGATGGGACAGCATCAGCGTCAGGCATGGTTCGGCTGTGCATGCTGTCCGTCGAACATCTGTCGCTTCATTCCCTCGCTGCCTGGCTATGTCTATGCAGTGAAGGACAGGAACGTGTATGTGAACCTGTTCCTGTCGAACAGGAGCGAGCTGAACGTTGGCAAGAAGAAGGTGGCTCTCTCTCAACAGACCAACTATCCATGGGATGGCGACATCACCATCACCATCGACAAAAATAACGTTGGTAGGTTTGCTCTAAAGATTCGTATCCCAGGCTGGGTAAAGGGCAAAGTGGTACCCTCTGATCTCTACTCCTATACAGACGGCAAACGTCTCGGTTATCGCGTAAGCGTCAACAATCAGCAACTCTATCCCGAGATTCATGACTATATCACTATCGACCGCTACTGGAAGAAAGGCGATAAGGTGCAGATTCACTTCGACATGGAGCCTCGCACGGTGCGTGCTAATAATAAGGTGGAAGCTGACAGAGGTATGGTGGCCGTGGAGCGTGGCCCGCTGGTGTACTGTGCCGAACATCCTGACAATGCGTTTGACGTCTTCTCGGCATTGGTCAACCAGGAGCCGAAGTTCCAACTTGGAAAGAAAGAGATTGCTGGTACTGAGGTGGTGACGCTGACGACGGATGCGCAGACGCTGGACTTCAACAAACAGGGAAAGCTCGTGGTGAAGGATCAGACGCTCACGTTGATTCCTTATTATGCCTGGTGTCATCGCGGCTCAGGTAAGATGCGTGTGTGGCTGCCCCAAGACCTGAAGGCCACAACACCTGCGCAGCCTGCCACACTGGCCAGCGAGAGTAAGGTGAGTAGCAGTTCGAAGGTGCCGGCTCTGTCGTCAATCAACGACCGACTGGTACCTCGCGACGAGAACGACCGCTCGATGCCCTACACACACTGGTGGCCTAAGAAAGCCACTACGGAATGGCTGGCGTATGAGTTTCCTGAAGCAGCTACCGTTCAGACATGCACCGTTTATTGGTTTGACGATGCACCCTGGGGCGGCTGTCGTGTGCCAAAGTCATGGCGTATCCTCTATCAGGATGCACAAGGCCAGTGGCTGCCGGTGAAGGATGCCGACCACTACCCCACTGTTCGTGGTGCGGCCTGCACAGTGAACTTTGCCCCAGTGAAGACCAAGGCACTGCGATTGGAGATCACACAGCCCGACGAGTTTTCGACAGGTGTATTCGAATGGAGTGTGAGATAA